A DNA window from Corynebacterium ciconiae DSM 44920 contains the following coding sequences:
- the sufD gene encoding Fe-S cluster assembly protein SufD: MPTPLTETEATIRPVGAGTDYQTKGDRFTSFSTADFGIPKGRDEDWRFTPMRKLRGLHDGSAAEGQRAAISVTGAGEGVSVSELGMDDPVLGRAGAPVDRAAAQAWENSPVADYVKVAKNVALEEPVVITITGPGADAVSYGTVVIEVEESAEAVVFLRYEGSGAHSDNVEFVIGDNARLTTVVLEDWEDDAVHLSNSHLMVGADATVRHYYAAFGGEVVRAVPHVRYTAPGGDAELLGLYFADSGQYFEQRLLVDHSIKNCRSNVLYKGALQSTGESSRSEARTAWIGDVLIRPEATGTDTYEKNNNLLLTPGARADAVPNLEIQTGEIVGAGHAATVGRFDDEHMFYLQSRGIPAAEAKMLIVRGFFTDVIKRIPIQSIRDNLENMVEQELATTVL; encoded by the coding sequence ATGCCAACTCCCCTAACTGAAACCGAAGCGACAATCCGCCCGGTCGGTGCCGGCACCGACTACCAAACCAAGGGCGATCGCTTCACATCGTTTTCCACCGCCGACTTCGGCATCCCGAAGGGGCGCGACGAGGACTGGCGCTTTACCCCCATGCGTAAGCTGCGTGGCCTGCACGACGGCAGCGCCGCCGAGGGACAGCGCGCCGCTATCTCCGTCACCGGCGCAGGTGAGGGTGTGAGCGTCAGCGAGCTCGGTATGGATGATCCCGTGCTCGGCCGTGCCGGCGCTCCCGTCGACCGCGCCGCAGCGCAGGCATGGGAAAACTCCCCGGTCGCTGATTACGTCAAGGTGGCCAAGAACGTAGCGCTCGAGGAGCCCGTGGTGATTACCATCACCGGCCCCGGCGCCGACGCTGTTTCCTATGGCACCGTCGTGATCGAGGTGGAAGAAAGCGCGGAGGCTGTCGTGTTCCTGCGCTATGAGGGCTCCGGTGCGCACTCCGACAACGTGGAGTTTGTCATCGGCGATAATGCCCGGCTGACTACCGTGGTGCTTGAGGACTGGGAGGACGATGCCGTTCACCTGTCCAACTCGCACCTGATGGTGGGCGCTGATGCCACTGTGCGCCACTACTATGCTGCCTTCGGCGGCGAGGTTGTGCGCGCGGTGCCGCATGTGCGCTACACCGCCCCCGGTGGCGATGCCGAGCTCCTCGGACTATATTTCGCCGACTCCGGCCAGTACTTCGAGCAGCGCCTGCTGGTGGACCACTCCATTAAGAACTGCCGCTCCAACGTGCTCTACAAGGGCGCGCTGCAATCGACCGGCGAGTCCAGCCGCTCCGAAGCCCGCACCGCGTGGATCGGCGATGTGCTCATCCGCCCCGAGGCCACCGGCACCGATACCTACGAGAAGAACAACAACCTGTTGCTCACCCCGGGCGCACGCGCCGACGCGGTGCCGAACCTGGAGATCCAAACCGGAGAGATCGTGGGTGCCGGCCACGCCGCCACCGTTGGCCGCTTCGACGACGAGCACATGTTCTACCTCCAGTCCCGCGGCATTCCCGCGGCCGAGGCCAAGATGCTGATTGTGCGCGGCTTCTTCACCGACGTGATCAAGCGGATCCCGATTCAGAGCATCCGCGACAACCTGGAAAACATGGTGGAGCAGGAGCTGGCCACCACGGTGCTCTAG